In Pseudomonas fluorescens, a genomic segment contains:
- a CDS encoding sensor histidine kinase, with protein MITKTRQKARPFAISRWSVQRKLVLAFWLVSVIPTMIAAELAATTLSQIFDSNVRIWLQESTKIVKDEIGDILHDNARMAKLFLRYTSPPSSRQAAKHDRLTADIAQATDIDVVALIRTSDHKLVFSTASDDIVKQISLTSNAVLQTVQVAGVSTGIVVSTFETTRDDVDYVLLVATYLDSSFLTSVADVHSLDLRLYLANPGGFTEIFSTQRFQDHPSRIPKSVEAALRSTRQPSEQFTNNYSGLYWPIFNDNGELQGVIFSGLLRHTSLVGLVNQSNLFVLIFLLSSALSLAAGVLVSRRLTQPLRDLSQGVSAVISGNYTHRVVVSGGDELAQLSSTFNHMTERLGELHHLEAQLRRRDRLHALGEVAMGLAHEIRNPLGIIKTATQLLHRRSDLPESDRRHLEYVISEVSRINDLITEFLDFAKPNPPLRVLQAARPLVEEILGFCGPELATHNIQAQIDDQAPGATIYADAKQLKQACLNLILNAIDAMPEGGRLTLGIRTVNDNTVISIADTGQGIAADMIERIFTPFVTTKASGTGLGLAKVYSIMESHDGSIECVSENDAGATFSLYIPAHGEDDADDEESHDA; from the coding sequence ATGATCACCAAGACCCGCCAGAAAGCCCGTCCCTTTGCCATTTCGCGCTGGAGCGTCCAGCGCAAGCTGGTGCTGGCGTTCTGGTTGGTCAGCGTCATCCCGACCATGATCGCGGCTGAGCTGGCCGCCACCACGTTGTCGCAGATTTTCGACAGCAACGTGCGCATCTGGCTGCAGGAGTCGACCAAGATCGTCAAGGACGAGATCGGTGACATCCTGCATGACAACGCGCGCATGGCTAAATTGTTCCTGCGCTACACCAGCCCGCCCTCCAGCCGGCAGGCAGCCAAGCACGACCGGCTGACCGCCGATATCGCCCAGGCGACGGATATCGACGTGGTGGCGCTGATTCGCACCAGCGACCACAAGCTGGTGTTCAGCACCGCCTCCGACGACATCGTCAAGCAGATCAGCCTGACCAGCAACGCGGTGTTGCAGACCGTGCAAGTGGCGGGGGTGAGTACCGGTATCGTGGTCTCGACCTTCGAGACCACCCGGGACGATGTCGACTATGTGTTGCTGGTGGCGACCTACCTGGACAGCAGCTTCCTGACCAGCGTGGCCGATGTGCACTCCCTCGACCTGCGTTTGTACCTGGCCAATCCGGGCGGCTTTACGGAAATCTTCTCGACCCAGCGCTTTCAGGATCACCCCTCGCGCATTCCGAAGAGTGTCGAGGCCGCATTGCGCAGCACCCGCCAGCCCAGCGAGCAGTTCACCAATAACTACAGCGGGTTGTACTGGCCGATATTCAATGACAATGGCGAGCTGCAAGGGGTGATCTTCAGTGGCCTGCTGCGGCATACCAGCCTGGTGGGGCTGGTGAACCAGAGCAATCTGTTTGTGCTGATTTTCCTGCTCAGTTCGGCGTTGTCCCTGGCGGCGGGGGTGCTGGTGTCGCGGCGCCTGACCCAGCCGTTGCGTGACCTGTCCCAGGGCGTAAGCGCAGTGATTTCGGGCAACTACACACACCGGGTGGTGGTCAGCGGTGGCGATGAGCTGGCGCAATTGAGCAGCACCTTCAACCATATGACCGAGCGCCTGGGCGAGCTGCATCACCTCGAGGCCCAGCTGCGTCGGCGTGACCGCCTGCATGCCCTGGGCGAGGTCGCCATGGGCCTGGCCCATGAAATCCGCAACCCGCTGGGCATCATCAAGACCGCCACCCAGTTGCTGCATCGTCGCTCCGACCTGCCGGAAAGCGACAGGCGCCATTTGGAATACGTGATCAGCGAGGTCAGCCGGATCAACGACCTGATCACCGAATTCCTCGACTTCGCCAAACCCAATCCGCCCTTGCGCGTGTTGCAGGCGGCGCGCCCATTGGTCGAAGAAATCCTCGGCTTCTGCGGCCCGGAGCTGGCGACCCACAACATCCAGGCGCAGATCGACGACCAGGCCCCCGGCGCGACGATCTATGCCGACGCCAAGCAGCTCAAGCAGGCGTGCCTGAACCTGATCCTCAACGCCATCGATGCAATGCCCGAAGGCGGGCGCCTGACCCTGGGCATTCGCACGGTCAACGACAACACCGTCATCAGCATCGCCGACACCGGGCAGGGCATTGCGGCGGATATGATCGAGCGCATCTTCACGCCATTCGTCACCACCAAGGCATCCGGCACCGGCCTGGGCCTGGCTAAAGTCTATTCGATCATGGAAAGTCATGACGGCAGCATCGAATGTGTCAGTGAGAACGATGCGGGCGCCACCTTCAGCCTGTACATTCCGGCTCATGGTGAAGACGACGCTGATGATGAGGAAAGTCATGACGCATAA
- a CDS encoding sigma-54-dependent transcriptional regulator yields the protein MTHNVLVVDDEPKLCDLLSSALGQNGIQVFTAGNGLHALKVLEQEDIDLVISDWRMPGMDGPALLAEIKVRFPQVPVIVMTAYSTVKNAVQSMRNGAYDYIAKPFDIDELDITVAKALQFRDIMRDNARMRAELDEHAQFDSLVGDSPAFRKVLHAVDSVRDSTATILLTGESGTGKEMVARAIHKHGSRADKPFVAVNCAAIPEGLLESEMFGHRKGAFTGAVSDRVGRFMQADKGTLFLDEVGDMPLALQAKILRALQERVIEPVGDPRERKVDVRVIAATNKNLLEAVANKEFREDLYYRLNVFPIPLPALRERVEDIAPLARHFAQTLSATAGKRITGFSAEALQAMAAYHWPGNIRELQNCVERATIVAAKPVIEDIDLPGYLFASKPSEGGVTAILSDGPGIPQDLDAALAEVEKAYILAALHECHGVQAAAAAKIGISERSFWYRLKKLGIQIDKIVR from the coding sequence ATGACGCATAACGTATTGGTGGTCGACGACGAGCCCAAGCTCTGTGACTTGCTGTCCTCCGCCCTGGGCCAGAACGGCATCCAGGTGTTCACCGCGGGCAACGGCCTGCATGCGCTCAAAGTGCTGGAGCAGGAAGACATCGACCTGGTGATCAGTGACTGGCGCATGCCCGGCATGGACGGGCCGGCGCTGCTGGCCGAAATCAAGGTGCGATTTCCCCAGGTACCGGTGATCGTGATGACCGCCTACAGCACGGTAAAAAATGCCGTGCAGTCGATGCGCAACGGCGCCTACGACTACATCGCCAAGCCGTTCGATATCGACGAGCTGGACATCACCGTGGCCAAAGCCCTGCAATTTCGCGACATCATGCGCGACAACGCGCGCATGCGTGCCGAACTGGATGAACACGCGCAGTTCGACAGCCTGGTGGGCGATAGCCCGGCGTTTCGCAAGGTACTGCACGCCGTGGACTCGGTGCGTGACAGTACCGCAACCATCTTGCTGACCGGCGAAAGCGGCACCGGCAAGGAGATGGTCGCCCGCGCCATCCACAAGCACGGCAGCCGTGCCGACAAGCCTTTCGTGGCGGTCAATTGCGCGGCGATCCCCGAAGGGCTGCTGGAAAGCGAAATGTTCGGTCATCGCAAGGGCGCCTTTACCGGCGCCGTGTCTGATCGGGTAGGGCGCTTTATGCAGGCCGACAAGGGCACGCTGTTTCTCGACGAAGTGGGCGATATGCCCCTGGCGTTGCAAGCCAAGATCCTGCGCGCCTTGCAGGAGCGGGTGATCGAACCGGTGGGTGACCCCCGCGAGCGCAAGGTGGACGTGCGTGTGATCGCGGCCACCAACAAGAACTTGCTGGAGGCGGTGGCCAACAAAGAGTTTCGCGAAGACCTGTATTACCGTCTCAATGTGTTTCCGATCCCGCTGCCGGCCCTGCGTGAACGTGTGGAAGATATCGCACCCCTGGCCCGGCATTTCGCCCAGACCCTCAGCGCCACCGCCGGCAAACGCATCACCGGCTTCAGCGCCGAAGCGTTGCAGGCCATGGCGGCGTATCACTGGCCGGGCAATATCCGTGAGCTGCAGAACTGCGTTGAGCGGGCGACTATCGTGGCCGCAAAGCCGGTGATCGAGGATATCGACCTGCCGGGTTATCTGTTTGCGTCCAAGCCAAGCGAGGGCGGTGTGACGGCGATCCTCAGCGACGGGCCGGGCATTCCCCAGGACCTGGATGCGGCGCTGGCCGAGGTCGAGAAAGCCTACATTCTTGCGGCGTTGCACGAGTGCCATGGCGTGCAGGCTGCGGCGGCGGCGAAGATCGGGATTTCCGAGCGCAGCTTCTGGTATCGGTTGAAGAAACTCGGGATCCAGATCGACAAGATAGTCCGCTGA
- a CDS encoding GlpM family protein — protein sequence MDLVLKAALGAAVVLILAALAKTRNYYIAGLVPLFPTFALIAHYIVGKGRSVDDLKTTILFGMWSIIPYFVYLATLYVMVDRMRLEASLAVAAVAWLMAATVLVSVWVRVHA from the coding sequence ATGGATCTTGTATTGAAGGCCGCACTGGGCGCGGCAGTGGTGCTGATCCTGGCGGCGCTGGCCAAGACCAGAAACTACTACATCGCCGGGCTGGTGCCGCTGTTTCCGACCTTTGCGCTGATCGCTCATTACATCGTCGGCAAGGGCCGCTCGGTGGACGATTTGAAGACCACGATCCTGTTTGGGATGTGGTCGATCATTCCGTATTTTGTGTACCTGGCGACGTTGTACGTGATGGTGGATAGGATGCGGCTGGAGGCCTCTTTAGCCGTAGCAGCGGTAGCGTGGCTGATGGCCGCGACGGTGTTAGTCAGCGTGTGGGTACGCGTCCACGCCTGA
- a CDS encoding sigma-54-dependent transcriptional regulator, whose amino-acid sequence MNVEKNTDLTVLIVEDDPHVLLGCQQAFALEDIPSVGVASAEEALKHVDENFAGIVISDIRLPGIDGLELLTRLKALDKSLPVVLITGHGDISMAVGAMRNGAYDFMEKPFSPERLVDVARRALEQRGLAREVWSLRRQLAERDSLEGRIIGRSPAMQNLRELIANVADTSANVLIEGETGTGKELVARCLHDFSRRHDHPFVALNCGGLPENLFESEIFGHEANAFTGAGKRRIGKIEHAHQGTLFLDEVESMPINLQIKLLRVLQERTLERLGSNQSVAVDCRVIAATKSNLDELSRANQFRSDLYYRLNVVTLELPPLRERREDILQLFEHFLQQSSLRFDRSVPDLDNQTLSSLMSHDWPGNVRELRNVAERFALGLPAFKKSGASSGGQGLAFTEAVEAFERNLLNDALQRSGGNLTQASQELGMAKTTLFDKVKKYGLSH is encoded by the coding sequence ATGAACGTAGAAAAAAACACTGACCTGACCGTCCTGATCGTCGAAGACGACCCCCATGTGCTGCTCGGCTGCCAGCAAGCCTTCGCGCTGGAGGACATCCCCAGCGTCGGTGTGGCCAGTGCCGAAGAGGCGTTGAAGCACGTCGACGAAAACTTTGCCGGCATCGTCATCAGCGATATTCGCCTGCCGGGCATCGACGGCCTGGAACTGCTGACCCGCCTCAAGGCCCTGGATAAAAGCCTGCCGGTGGTGCTGATCACCGGGCATGGCGATATCTCCATGGCCGTCGGCGCCATGCGCAACGGCGCCTACGACTTCATGGAAAAGCCCTTCTCCCCCGAGCGCCTGGTCGATGTGGCCCGCCGCGCCCTGGAACAACGCGGGCTGGCGCGGGAAGTCTGGTCGCTGCGCCGCCAGTTGGCCGAGCGCGACTCCCTCGAAGGCCGCATCATCGGCCGTTCGCCGGCCATGCAGAACCTGCGCGAATTGATCGCCAACGTCGCCGACACCTCGGCCAACGTGCTGATCGAAGGCGAGACCGGCACCGGCAAGGAACTGGTCGCGCGCTGCCTGCATGATTTCAGCCGGCGCCACGATCACCCGTTCGTTGCGCTGAACTGTGGCGGCCTGCCGGAAAACCTGTTCGAAAGCGAAATCTTCGGCCACGAAGCCAACGCCTTTACCGGCGCCGGCAAACGTCGCATCGGCAAGATCGAACACGCCCACCAAGGCACGCTGTTTCTCGATGAAGTGGAAAGTATGCCGATCAACTTGCAGATCAAGTTGCTGCGCGTGTTGCAGGAGCGCACCCTGGAACGCCTGGGTTCGAACCAGAGCGTGGCCGTGGATTGCCGGGTGATCGCCGCCACCAAGTCCAACCTCGATGAACTGAGCCGCGCCAACCAGTTCCGCAGCGACCTGTACTACCGCCTCAACGTGGTCACCCTGGAACTGCCGCCCCTGCGCGAACGCCGCGAAGACATCCTGCAACTGTTCGAGCACTTCCTGCAGCAGTCATCACTGCGCTTTGACCGCAGCGTTCCGGACCTCGACAACCAGACCCTGTCCAGCCTGATGAGCCACGACTGGCCCGGTAACGTGCGCGAACTGCGCAACGTCGCCGAACGCTTCGCCCTGGGCCTGCCCGCCTTCAAGAAAAGCGGCGCCAGCAGCGGCGGCCAGGGCCTGGCCTTTACCGAGGCCGTGGAAGCCTTCGAGCGCAACCTGCTCAACGACGCCCTGCAACGCAGCGGCGGCAACCTGACCCAGGCCAGCCAGGAACTGGGGATGGCCAAGACCACGCTGTTCGACAAAGTCAAGAAATACGGGTTGAGCCACTGA
- a CDS encoding sensor histidine kinase: MKCDPNLYRAAPPSLAVKPRLIRQLFLPPLIIALMVGLGYIGFWISEYYGIRTLSDTGERQLELHARTVESELSKYTYLPSLLELESSVSKLLADPNQETRKTVNDYLEGLNRRSRSRAIYVMDTTGRVLATSNWRDADSYQGEDLSFRAYFQNAVRGQPGRFYGIGSTNGEPGYYLAHGLEEHGKIIGVAVVKVRLEALEERWQRARLEAFVSDENGIIILSSDPARRLKAVRPLSDETKERLAHSLQYYWATLNELEPLARERLNEGTEKLTFPANSEVVADEREVSYLAQTRPLSDTPWNFTLLTPLNDLRRAAINQGILVAVAFGLVAFLLIAWNERRKVIATRLAAREALQEANSQLERRIAERTADLRASNERLKGQIRERRQAEETLRRAQDELVQAGKLAAIGQMSTSIAHELNQPLAALRTLSGNTVRFLERGALDTASANLKTINELIDRMGRITASLRSFARRGDDQGEANLGKAVDAAFQVLGARLDSLPLTLHRDFSPALLQIDQTRLEQILVNLIGNALDAMQAQPAPELWLEGSSADGKYRLLVRDNGHGIDPEARKHLFEPFFTTKPGEQGLGLGLTLSASLAAATGGNLAVEHPASGGTAFVLCLPLAGAQKTEST; the protein is encoded by the coding sequence ATGAAATGCGACCCCAACCTCTATCGCGCCGCGCCGCCATCACTTGCCGTGAAGCCCCGCCTGATTCGCCAACTGTTCCTGCCGCCGTTGATCATCGCCCTGATGGTCGGCCTGGGTTACATCGGCTTCTGGATCAGTGAGTACTACGGTATCCGCACCCTCAGCGATACCGGCGAGCGCCAACTGGAGTTGCACGCCCGCACGGTCGAAAGTGAACTGAGCAAATACACCTACCTGCCCAGCCTCCTGGAACTGGAATCCAGTGTCTCCAAGCTGCTGGCCGACCCAAACCAAGAAACCCGCAAAACCGTCAACGACTACCTCGAAGGCCTGAACCGACGCAGCCGCAGCCGAGCCATCTACGTGATGGACACCACCGGCAGGGTGCTGGCCACCAGCAACTGGCGCGACGCCGACAGCTACCAGGGTGAAGACCTGTCCTTCCGGGCCTATTTCCAGAACGCGGTACGCGGCCAGCCAGGGCGTTTCTACGGCATCGGCAGCACCAACGGCGAACCCGGCTACTACCTGGCCCACGGCCTGGAAGAGCACGGCAAGATCATCGGCGTCGCCGTGGTCAAGGTGCGCCTCGAAGCCTTGGAAGAACGCTGGCAGCGCGCACGCCTCGAAGCATTTGTCAGCGATGAGAACGGCATCATCATCCTCTCCAGCGACCCGGCCCGCCGCCTCAAGGCCGTGCGACCGCTGAGTGACGAGACCAAGGAACGCCTGGCCCACAGCCTGCAATATTACTGGGCCACGCTCAACGAACTGGAACCCCTGGCCCGCGAGCGCCTCAACGAAGGCACCGAAAAACTGACCTTCCCGGCCAACAGCGAAGTGGTGGCGGACGAGCGGGAGGTCAGCTACCTCGCCCAGACTCGACCGCTGAGCGACACACCCTGGAATTTCACCCTGCTCACCCCGCTCAACGACCTGCGCCGCGCCGCAATCAACCAGGGCATCCTGGTGGCCGTCGCCTTTGGTCTGGTGGCATTCCTGTTGATTGCCTGGAACGAGCGGCGCAAAGTCATCGCCACCCGCCTCGCCGCTCGGGAGGCATTGCAGGAAGCCAACAGCCAGCTGGAACGTCGGATTGCCGAACGTACCGCCGACCTGCGCGCCAGCAACGAGCGGCTCAAGGGCCAGATTCGCGAACGGCGCCAGGCCGAAGAGACCCTGCGCCGCGCCCAGGATGAACTGGTGCAGGCCGGCAAGCTCGCCGCCATCGGCCAGATGTCCACCAGCATCGCCCACGAACTGAACCAACCCCTGGCCGCGCTGCGCACGTTGTCCGGCAACACGGTGCGCTTCCTCGAACGCGGGGCGCTGGATACCGCCAGCGCCAACCTCAAGACCATCAACGAACTGATCGACCGCATGGGCCGCATCACCGCCAGCCTGCGCTCCTTTGCCCGGCGGGGCGATGACCAGGGCGAAGCCAACCTGGGCAAGGCCGTGGACGCCGCGTTCCAGGTGCTCGGCGCACGCCTGGACAGCCTGCCGCTGACCCTGCACCGCGACTTCTCCCCTGCCCTTTTGCAGATCGACCAGACACGCCTGGAACAGATCCTGGTCAACCTGATCGGCAATGCCCTCGATGCGATGCAGGCACAACCGGCCCCCGAACTGTGGCTCGAAGGCAGCAGCGCCGACGGTAAATATCGCCTGCTTGTGCGCGACAACGGCCACGGCATCGACCCCGAGGCACGCAAGCATCTGTTCGAACCGTTCTTCACCACCAAACCCGGCGAGCAAGGCCTCGGCCTGGGCCTGACCCTGTCCGCCAGCCTCGCGGCGGCCACGGGTGGCAACCTCGCCGTGGAACACCCAGCCAGTGGTGGTACGGCCTTTGTCCTCTGCCTGCCTTTGGCGGGCGCTCAAAAAACTGAGTCGACATGA
- a CDS encoding amino acid ABC transporter ATP-binding protein — protein MISIKNVNKWYGDFQVLTDCSTEVKKGEVIVVCGPSGSGKSTLIKCVNALEPFQKGDVIVDGTSIADPKTDLPKLRSRVGMVFQHFELFPHLTITENLTIAQIKVLGRSKEEATKKGLQLLDRVGLSAHAHKHPGQLSGGQQQRVAIARALAMDPIVMLFDEPTSALDPEMVNEVLDVMVQLAQEGMTMMCVTHEMGFARKVADRVIFMDAGKIIEDCPKEEFFGDISARSERAQHFLEKILQH, from the coding sequence ATGATCTCTATCAAGAATGTCAACAAGTGGTATGGCGACTTCCAGGTGCTGACCGATTGCAGCACCGAGGTCAAGAAAGGCGAAGTGATCGTGGTGTGCGGGCCGTCCGGTTCGGGCAAATCCACCCTGATCAAATGCGTCAACGCGCTGGAACCGTTCCAGAAGGGCGATGTGATCGTCGACGGCACGTCCATCGCCGATCCGAAGACCGACCTGCCGAAGTTGCGTTCGCGCGTGGGCATGGTGTTCCAGCACTTCGAGCTGTTCCCGCACCTGACCATCACCGAAAACCTGACCATTGCGCAGATCAAGGTGCTCGGCCGCAGCAAGGAAGAAGCCACCAAGAAAGGCCTGCAACTGCTTGATCGTGTTGGCCTGTCGGCCCACGCCCACAAGCACCCTGGCCAGCTTTCCGGTGGCCAGCAGCAACGTGTGGCGATTGCCCGCGCCCTGGCCATGGACCCGATCGTCATGCTGTTCGACGAACCGACCTCCGCCCTCGACCCGGAAATGGTCAACGAAGTGCTGGACGTGATGGTGCAACTGGCCCAGGAAGGCATGACCATGATGTGTGTGACCCACGAAATGGGCTTCGCCCGCAAAGTGGCCGACCGCGTGATCTTCATGGACGCCGGCAAGATCATCGAAGACTGCCCGAAAGAAGAATTCTTCGGCGACATCAGCGCCCGCTCCGAGCGTGCGCAGCACTTCCTTGAGAAAATCCTGCAGCACTAA
- a CDS encoding amino acid ABC transporter permease, whose protein sequence is MEFDFSGIIPAIPGLWNGMVMTLKLMVMGVVGGIIIGTVLALMRLSSNKLLSRVAGAYVNYFRSIPLLLVITWFYLAVPFVLRWITGQDTPIGAFTSCVVAFMMFEAAYFCEIVRAGVQSIPKGQMAAAQAMGMTYGQTMRLIILPQAFRKMTPLLLQQSIILFQDTSLVYTVGLVDFLNSARSNGDIIGRSNEFLIFAGVVYFIISFSASLLVKRLQKRFAV, encoded by the coding sequence ATGGAATTCGATTTCAGCGGCATCATCCCCGCCATCCCGGGCCTGTGGAACGGCATGGTCATGACCTTGAAGCTGATGGTCATGGGCGTGGTCGGCGGCATCATCATCGGCACCGTCCTGGCCCTGATGCGCCTGTCGTCCAACAAGCTGTTGTCCCGCGTGGCCGGCGCCTATGTGAACTACTTCCGTTCGATCCCGCTGCTGCTGGTGATCACCTGGTTCTACCTGGCGGTACCGTTCGTACTGCGCTGGATCACCGGCCAGGACACGCCAATCGGGGCATTCACCTCCTGCGTCGTGGCGTTCATGATGTTCGAGGCCGCGTACTTCTGCGAGATCGTACGGGCCGGCGTGCAGTCGATCCCCAAGGGCCAGATGGCCGCCGCACAAGCGATGGGCATGACCTACGGCCAGACCATGCGCCTGATCATCCTGCCCCAGGCGTTCCGCAAGATGACCCCGTTGCTGCTGCAACAGAGCATCATCCTGTTCCAGGACACCTCGCTGGTCTACACCGTGGGCCTGGTGGACTTCCTCAACTCCGCCCGCTCCAACGGCGACATCATTGGCCGCTCCAATGAGTTCCTGATCTTCGCCGGTGTCGTCTACTTCATCATCAGCTTTTCCGCCTCGCTGCTGGTCAAGCGTCTGCAAAAAAGGTTTGCCGTATGA
- a CDS encoding amino acid ABC transporter permease — protein MNYNWDWGVFFKSTGVGSETYLDWYIAGLGWTIAIAVVAWIIALLLGSILGVMRTVPNRLVSGIATCYVELFRNVPLLVQLFIWYFLIPDLLPQNLQDWYKQDLNPTTSAYLSVVVCLGLFTAARVCEQVRTGIQALPRGQEAAARAMGFKLPQIYWNVLLPQAYRIIIPPLTSEFLNVFKNSSVASLIGLMELLAQTKQTAEFSANLFEAFTLATLIYFTLNMSLMLLMRVVEKKVAVPGLISVGGK, from the coding sequence ATGAATTACAACTGGGACTGGGGCGTGTTCTTCAAGTCCACCGGCGTGGGCAGCGAGACTTATCTCGACTGGTACATCGCCGGCCTGGGCTGGACCATCGCCATCGCTGTCGTGGCATGGATTATCGCCTTGCTGCTGGGGTCCATTCTGGGCGTCATGCGCACCGTGCCAAACCGTCTCGTATCGGGCATCGCGACCTGCTACGTGGAACTGTTTCGTAACGTACCGCTGCTGGTGCAGCTGTTCATCTGGTACTTCCTGATACCCGACCTGCTGCCGCAGAACCTGCAGGACTGGTACAAGCAGGACCTCAACCCGACCACCTCGGCCTACCTGAGCGTTGTCGTGTGCCTGGGCCTGTTCACCGCCGCCCGTGTGTGTGAACAGGTGCGCACCGGCATCCAGGCGCTGCCACGTGGCCAAGAAGCGGCCGCACGCGCCATGGGCTTCAAGCTGCCGCAGATCTACTGGAACGTGCTGCTGCCCCAGGCCTACCGGATCATCATTCCGCCGCTTACCTCGGAATTCCTCAACGTGTTCAAGAACTCCTCCGTGGCGTCCTTGATCGGCCTGATGGAACTGCTGGCGCAAACCAAGCAGACCGCCGAGTTCTCGGCCAACCTGTTCGAGGCCTTCACCCTGGCCACGCTGATCTACTTCACCCTGAACATGAGCCTGATGCTGCTGATGCGCGTGGTCGAGAAGAAAGTCGCAGTGCCCGGCCTGATCTCCGTGGGGGGTAAATAA
- a CDS encoding glutamate/aspartate ABC transporter substrate-binding protein yields the protein MRIVPHILGAAIAAALISTPVFAAELTGTLKKINDSGTITLGHRDSSIPFSYIADASGKPVGYSHDIQLAIVEALKKDLNKPDLQTKYNLVTSQTRIPLVQNGTVDIECGSTTNNAERAQQVAFTTNIFEIGTRLLVKKDKEGKPSYADFADLKGKNVVTTAGTTSERIIKAMNADKQMGMNVISAKDHGESFQMLESGRAVAFMMDDALLAGEEAKAKKPDDWVITGTPQSFEAYACMVRKDDPAFKKAVDDAIVGLYKSGEINKIYAKWFESPIPPKGLNLNFPMSEKVKELIKNPTDKPAPEVKI from the coding sequence ATGCGCATCGTTCCCCATATTTTGGGCGCAGCTATCGCTGCTGCTCTGATCAGCACTCCAGTTTTCGCCGCCGAACTCACCGGCACACTGAAGAAAATCAACGACTCCGGCACCATCACCCTCGGGCACCGCGACAGCTCCATTCCGTTTTCCTACATTGCGGATGCTTCAGGCAAGCCAGTGGGCTACTCCCACGACATCCAGCTGGCCATCGTCGAAGCCCTGAAAAAAGACCTGAACAAACCCGACCTGCAGACCAAGTACAACCTGGTCACCTCGCAGACCCGTATCCCGCTGGTGCAGAACGGCACCGTGGACATCGAGTGCGGTTCCACCACCAACAACGCCGAACGCGCCCAGCAAGTCGCCTTCACCACCAACATCTTCGAAATCGGCACTCGCCTGCTGGTCAAGAAAGACAAGGAAGGCAAGCCTAGCTACGCCGACTTTGCCGACCTGAAAGGCAAGAACGTCGTGACCACCGCCGGCACCACGTCCGAGCGCATCATCAAGGCGATGAACGCCGACAAGCAGATGGGCATGAACGTCATCTCCGCCAAAGACCACGGCGAGTCCTTCCAGATGCTGGAAAGCGGCCGTGCCGTAGCGTTCATGATGGACGACGCCCTGCTGGCCGGTGAAGAGGCCAAGGCCAAGAAGCCGGATGACTGGGTCATTACCGGTACACCGCAGTCCTTTGAAGCCTATGCCTGCATGGTTCGCAAAGACGACCCAGCCTTCAAGAAAGCCGTGGATGACGCCATCGTCGGCCTGTACAAGTCCGGCGAAATCAACAAGATCTACGCCAAGTGGTTCGAAAGCCCGATCCCACCAAAAGGTCTGAACCTTAACTTCCCGATGAGCGAAAAGGTCAAGGAACTGATCAAGAACCCGACCGACAAGCCGGCGCCGGAAGTAAAGATCTAA